The Shewanella zhangzhouensis genome has a window encoding:
- a CDS encoding citrate synthase, which translates to MADLKAKLELPGNDSIELPVKQGTEGFDVIDISKLGSKGYFTFDPGFLATASCESAITYIDGDKGILLHRGYPIEQLAVESNYLELCYALLYGELPSKAQYEQFAHTVKSHTMVHEQLAFFFRGFRRDAHPMAMLCGVTGALSAFYQDSLDVNDARHREIAAYRLVSKMPTLAAMCYKYSIGQPFVYPRNDLSYAGNFLSMMFAVPCEEYKVNPIIERAMDRIFILHADHEQNASTSTVRLAGSSGANPFACIAAGIASLWGPAHGGANEACLRMLEEIGTVDRIPEFIERAKDKNDPFRLMGFGHRVYKNFDPRAKVMRETCHEVLSELKVNDPLLDVAMELERIALNDEYFISKKLYPNVDFYSGIIMKAIGIPTSMFTVIFALARTVGWISHWKEMLDQPGHKISRPRQLYTGEHSRDFVSVDKR; encoded by the coding sequence ATGGCTGATTTGAAAGCCAAATTGGAATTACCGGGGAACGATTCAATTGAACTGCCGGTTAAACAGGGCACCGAAGGTTTCGATGTTATCGATATCAGCAAGCTGGGCAGCAAAGGTTATTTCACCTTTGATCCAGGGTTTCTGGCCACAGCTTCCTGTGAATCAGCAATTACCTATATCGACGGCGACAAGGGTATTTTGCTGCACCGTGGCTACCCCATCGAGCAGCTGGCAGTAGAATCCAACTATCTGGAACTCTGCTACGCCCTCCTGTACGGCGAACTGCCGTCTAAAGCGCAATACGAACAATTCGCTCACACTGTGAAGAGCCACACCATGGTTCACGAACAGTTGGCATTTTTCTTCCGCGGCTTCCGTCGCGATGCACACCCCATGGCCATGCTTTGCGGTGTGACCGGTGCCCTGTCTGCCTTCTACCAGGACTCTCTGGATGTGAACGACGCCCGTCACCGTGAAATTGCCGCCTATCGTCTGGTATCCAAGATGCCGACCCTGGCCGCCATGTGCTACAAGTATTCCATCGGCCAGCCATTCGTGTACCCACGTAATGACTTAAGTTATGCCGGTAACTTCCTGTCGATGATGTTTGCCGTACCTTGCGAAGAGTACAAGGTAAACCCAATCATCGAGCGCGCCATGGACCGCATCTTCATCCTGCACGCTGACCACGAACAGAATGCCTCTACTTCTACTGTGCGTCTGGCAGGTTCCTCCGGTGCCAACCCATTCGCCTGTATCGCAGCCGGTATCGCGTCTCTGTGGGGTCCTGCCCACGGTGGTGCCAACGAAGCCTGTCTGCGTATGCTGGAAGAAATCGGTACTGTTGACCGTATTCCTGAGTTTATCGAACGTGCCAAAGACAAGAATGATCCATTCCGTCTGATGGGCTTCGGTCACCGCGTGTACAAGAACTTTGATCCACGTGCCAAGGTAATGCGTGAAACCTGCCACGAGGTGCTGAGCGAGCTTAAAGTGAACGACCCTCTGCTGGACGTTGCCATGGAGCTTGAGCGTATCGCCCTGAATGATGAGTACTTTATCTCCAAGAAGCTCTACCCGAACGTAGACTTCTACTCTGGTATCATCATGAAGGCCATCGGCATTCCTACCAGCATGTTCACCGTGATCTTCGCTCTGGCCCGTACCGTTGGCTGGATCTCTCATTGGAAAGAAATGCTGGATCAGCCTGGTCACAAGATCAGCCGTCCACGTCAGCTGTACACCGGCGAACACAGCCGCGACTTTGTCAGCGTCGACAAGCGATAA
- the sdhC gene encoding succinate dehydrogenase, cytochrome b556 subunit, whose product MELSEQNVKKQRPVHLDLQTIHFPATAKVSILHRVSGVIMLFAMGILIWLLHASLASAESFQGVQALFDNFLVKFVIWGILTALGYHLLGGIRHLVMDTGRWEELGSGNASAKAVFVLAITFSIIAGIWVW is encoded by the coding sequence ATGGAGCTGAGTGAGCAGAACGTGAAAAAGCAAAGACCTGTCCATTTAGATCTGCAAACCATCCACTTTCCTGCAACAGCGAAAGTGTCCATTCTTCATCGCGTCTCTGGTGTGATCATGCTGTTCGCCATGGGTATCCTGATTTGGTTGCTCCATGCGTCTCTGGCATCCGCCGAGAGCTTCCAAGGCGTTCAGGCTCTGTTTGACAACTTCCTGGTGAAGTTTGTTATTTGGGGCATTCTGACAGCACTGGGTTATCACCTGCTTGGCGGTATCCGTCATCTGGTGATGGACACCGGCCGCTGGGAAGAATTGGGCTCTGGTAACGCATCAGCCAAGGCTGTATTCGTGCTGGCGATTACCTTTTCTATCATTGCGGGGATCTGGGTATGGTAA
- the sdhD gene encoding succinate dehydrogenase, hydrophobic membrane anchor protein, giving the protein MVTNAASFGRSGVHDFILLRASAVILACYTIFLVSFIALSAPLTFEIWHGLFSTLPMKVFTLLALIALLIHAWIGIWQVLTDYVKQTALRGVLQFTFVVTAFAYLAAGIVIVWGV; this is encoded by the coding sequence ATGGTAACCAATGCAGCAAGTTTCGGACGCAGTGGTGTCCATGACTTTATCCTTCTTCGTGCCAGTGCGGTCATTCTGGCCTGCTACACCATCTTCTTGGTGAGCTTTATTGCACTGAGTGCGCCTCTCACTTTCGAAATCTGGCACGGGCTGTTCAGCACCCTGCCGATGAAAGTGTTCACCCTGCTGGCTCTGATTGCCCTGCTGATCCATGCCTGGATCGGTATATGGCAAGTGCTGACTGACTACGTCAAGCAAACAGCGCTGCGTGGTGTATTACAGTTTACTTTTGTCGTGACTGCCTTCGCTTATCTGGCCGCCGGCATTGTGATTGTGTGGGGGGTTTAA
- the sdhA gene encoding succinate dehydrogenase flavoprotein subunit codes for MSIPVREFDAVVIGAGGAGMRAALQISKEGKSCALLSKVFPTRSHTVSAQGGITVALGNAHEDNWEYHMYDTVKGSDFIGDQDAIEYMCQTGPEAIIELEHMGLPFSRFENGKIYQRPFGGQSKNFGGEQAARTAAAADRTGHALLHCLYQQNVKNKTQVFSEWYALDLVKNEDGAIVGCTAIDIESGEIVYFKAKATVLATGGAGRIYASTTNAHINTGDGVGMAYRAGVQLQDMEMWQFHPTGIAGAGVLVTEGCRGEGGYLLNKDGERFMERYAPNAKDLASRDVVARSMMTEIREGRGCDGPMGPHIKLKLDHLGKETLEARLPGVCELSRTFAHIDPADGPIPVIPTCHYMMGGLPTKVSGQVIRKNEDGSETDIVGLFAVGEIACVSVHGANRLGGNSLLDLVVFGRAAGQHLGKALDETADPKAATDADIEQSLARLNRWESNKDGEDPAQIRKDLQMCMQLNFSVFRTGEAMAEGLEQLQAIRKRLENAKLSDNSKEFNTQRIECLELDNLMATAIATAYAANFRTESRGAHSREDFTERDDDNWLCHSLFDPVTEAMSKREVNMSPKHREAFPPKKRTY; via the coding sequence GTGAGTATTCCAGTTCGCGAGTTTGATGCAGTCGTGATTGGTGCCGGCGGTGCCGGTATGCGCGCTGCACTGCAGATTTCCAAAGAAGGCAAGAGCTGTGCGCTCCTGTCTAAAGTATTCCCAACCCGTTCTCACACTGTATCTGCCCAGGGTGGTATTACAGTAGCGCTGGGCAACGCTCACGAAGATAACTGGGAATACCACATGTACGATACCGTAAAAGGTTCCGACTTTATCGGTGACCAGGACGCTATCGAATACATGTGTCAAACCGGTCCTGAAGCCATTATCGAGCTGGAGCATATGGGTCTGCCATTCTCCCGTTTCGAAAACGGCAAGATTTACCAGCGTCCTTTTGGTGGTCAGTCCAAAAACTTCGGTGGTGAGCAGGCTGCTCGTACTGCCGCCGCTGCCGACCGTACCGGTCACGCCCTGCTGCACTGTCTGTATCAGCAGAACGTGAAGAACAAGACTCAGGTTTTCTCTGAGTGGTACGCTCTTGACCTGGTGAAGAACGAAGATGGCGCCATCGTAGGCTGTACTGCCATCGACATCGAATCCGGTGAAATCGTTTACTTCAAAGCCAAGGCCACTGTTCTGGCTACTGGTGGTGCTGGCCGTATCTACGCATCTACCACCAACGCTCACATCAACACTGGTGACGGTGTTGGTATGGCTTACCGTGCCGGCGTTCAGCTGCAGGACATGGAAATGTGGCAGTTCCACCCAACCGGTATTGCCGGTGCCGGTGTACTGGTAACCGAAGGTTGCCGCGGTGAAGGTGGTTACCTGCTGAACAAAGACGGTGAGCGCTTTATGGAGCGTTACGCGCCAAACGCCAAGGACCTCGCGTCCCGTGACGTAGTGGCCCGTTCTATGATGACCGAAATCCGTGAAGGTCGTGGCTGTGATGGTCCTATGGGTCCACACATCAAGCTCAAGCTTGATCACTTGGGTAAAGAAACCCTGGAAGCCCGCCTGCCAGGCGTGTGTGAACTGTCCCGTACCTTTGCTCACATCGATCCGGCCGATGGCCCAATCCCTGTGATCCCAACCTGTCACTATATGATGGGTGGTTTGCCTACCAAGGTATCCGGTCAGGTGATACGTAAGAACGAAGACGGCAGTGAAACCGATATCGTTGGTCTGTTCGCTGTGGGCGAAATCGCCTGTGTGTCTGTTCACGGTGCCAACCGTCTGGGCGGTAACTCGCTGCTCGATCTGGTAGTATTTGGCCGTGCGGCTGGTCAGCATCTGGGTAAAGCCCTGGACGAGACAGCCGATCCTAAAGCTGCTACCGACGCAGATATTGAGCAGTCACTGGCTCGTCTGAACCGTTGGGAAAGCAATAAAGACGGCGAAGATCCAGCGCAAATCCGCAAAGACCTGCAAATGTGTATGCAGCTTAACTTCTCTGTGTTCCGTACCGGTGAAGCCATGGCCGAAGGCCTCGAGCAGCTGCAAGCCATCCGCAAGCGTCTGGAAAATGCCAAGCTGTCTGACAACTCCAAAGAGTTCAACACTCAGCGTATTGAGTGTCTGGAGCTGGATAACCTGATGGCCACCGCCATCGCGACTGCTTACGCCGCAAACTTCCGTACTGAGAGCCGTGGTGCTCACAGCCGTGAAGACTTCACCGAGCGTGATGATGACAACTGGCTGTGCCACAGCCTGTTCGACCCCGTGACCGAGGCTATGTCCAAGCGCGAAGTGAACATGTCACCCAAGCACCGTGAAGCCTTCCCACCGAAGAAGCGTACCTACTAA
- a CDS encoding succinate dehydrogenase iron-sulfur subunit, translating into MKLEFSVYRYNPDVDTKPRMQDYSFEVPDGSDMMVLDALLKLKEIDPTLSFRRSCREGVCGSDGMNMNGKNGLACITPISTFKGKKIEIRPLPGMPVVRDLVVDLSQFYKQYEKIKPYLINDEKKPAREHLQSPEERAHLDGLYECIMCACCSTACPSFWWNPDKFVGPSGLLHAYRFLIDSRDTATEERLAELDDAYSVFRCHGIMNCVDVCPKGLNPTKAIGHIKSMLLKRAV; encoded by the coding sequence ATGAAGTTGGAGTTTTCAGTTTATCGTTACAATCCTGACGTAGATACCAAGCCACGTATGCAGGATTACAGCTTCGAAGTGCCTGATGGCTCAGACATGATGGTGCTTGACGCGCTGTTGAAGCTGAAAGAAATCGATCCGACGCTGTCGTTCCGCCGTTCATGCCGTGAAGGTGTGTGTGGTTCGGACGGTATGAACATGAACGGTAAGAATGGCCTGGCTTGTATCACGCCTATCTCTACCTTCAAGGGCAAGAAGATTGAAATCCGCCCACTGCCCGGTATGCCCGTGGTACGTGACCTGGTGGTCGATCTTTCCCAGTTCTACAAGCAGTACGAGAAGATCAAGCCATACCTCATCAACGATGAGAAGAAGCCTGCCCGTGAACACCTGCAGAGCCCAGAGGAGCGCGCGCACCTCGACGGCCTGTATGAGTGTATCATGTGTGCCTGCTGCTCCACTGCCTGTCCATCTTTCTGGTGGAACCCTGACAAGTTCGTGGGGCCAAGTGGTCTGCTGCATGCCTATCGCTTCCTTATCGACAGCCGCGATACTGCGACTGAAGAGCGTCTGGCCGAGCTTGACGACGCCTACAGCGTGTTCCGTTGCCACGGCATCATGAACTGCGTAGACGTGTGTCCGAAAGGACTGAACCCGACCAAGGCGATTGGACACATCAAGTCCATGCTGCTGAAGCGGGCCGTGTAA
- the sucA gene encoding 2-oxoglutarate dehydrogenase E1 component produces MHQGSMKAWLESSHLYGSNATYVEEMYEAYQEDPTSVSDDWRAVFDNLPPVNGASADVPEASHSKIRDYFRSLAQEGQRKGAGRVTDPEVDAKQVKVLQLINAYRFRGHQNANLDPLELWKRDAVVELDPAFHGLTADDMQREFNTGSFAYGGETLKLGELVKALKATYCGSIGAEYMHITDTDEKRWIQQRLEPTLGRAAFDKGVKNRILEGLNAAEGMEKYLGAKFPGAKRFSLEGGDALVPMMREIIYRAGEAGTKEIVVGMAHRGRLNVLVNVLGKRPAELFDEFAGKHADSSGSGDVKYHQGFSSDFETPGGNVHLALAFNPSHLEIVNPVVMGSVRARQDRRGCKDGLSVMPITIHGDSAIAGQGIVQETFNMSQTRGFRVGGSIRIVVNNQVGFTTSNHQDVRSTEYCTDIAKMVQAPIFHVNADDPEAVAFVAQVAVDYRNAFKRDVVIDLVCYRRHGHNEADEPSATQPLMYQKIKKHPTPRKIYADRLIAENAVSADEVTAMINGYRDALDQGDCVVKEWRPMSLRTVDWSPFIGQDWDVSYEPTVALARLQRLAEKLAYVPETHPLQSRVAKIYADRVAMAKGEKLLDWGFAETLAYATILEDNNRVRITGQDSGRGTFFHRHAVLHNQNDATTYMPLRNLAEEQGPVDITDSVLSEASVLAFEYGYATAEPGGLTIWEAQFGDFVNCAQVVIDQFLSSGEQKWGRLCGLTMLLPHGYEGQGPEHSSARLERFLQLCANHNMQVCVPSTPAQVYHMLRRQVVRPLRRPLVVMSPKSLLRHPLAVSSLEELANGTFQNVIGEIDSLDPKAVNRVVFCSGKVYFELLERRRKENLTNVAIIRVEQLYPFPAEEMAAALAEYQHVTDFVWCQEEPQNQGAWYCSQHHFWAAIPKGATLTYAGREAAAAPACGYPELHAHQQESLVVDALNLK; encoded by the coding sequence ATGCACCAAGGCAGCATGAAAGCCTGGCTGGAGTCATCTCACCTGTACGGATCGAACGCGACCTATGTGGAGGAGATGTACGAAGCCTATCAAGAAGACCCCACTTCAGTGTCCGATGACTGGCGTGCGGTGTTTGACAATCTCCCTCCCGTGAACGGTGCCTCTGCTGATGTACCTGAAGCTTCCCACTCCAAGATCCGTGATTATTTCCGCTCACTGGCCCAGGAAGGCCAACGTAAAGGCGCCGGTCGTGTAACCGACCCCGAAGTGGATGCCAAACAGGTTAAGGTACTGCAGCTCATCAACGCTTACCGTTTCCGTGGTCACCAGAACGCCAATCTGGACCCGCTGGAGCTGTGGAAGCGTGACGCAGTAGTTGAACTCGACCCGGCATTCCACGGCCTGACCGCCGATGATATGCAGCGTGAATTCAACACCGGCTCGTTCGCCTATGGCGGCGAGACCCTGAAACTGGGTGAGCTGGTAAAAGCATTGAAGGCCACTTACTGTGGTTCTATCGGTGCCGAATACATGCACATTACCGACACCGACGAAAAACGCTGGATCCAGCAACGCCTCGAGCCAACCCTGGGTCGCGCCGCATTCGATAAAGGTGTGAAAAACCGTATTCTGGAAGGCCTGAACGCCGCCGAAGGTATGGAAAAGTACCTGGGTGCCAAGTTCCCCGGTGCCAAGCGCTTCTCTTTGGAAGGTGGCGATGCACTGGTGCCCATGATGCGCGAAATCATCTACCGCGCAGGCGAAGCCGGCACCAAGGAAATCGTCGTTGGTATGGCCCACCGTGGCCGTCTGAACGTTCTGGTTAACGTGCTGGGTAAGCGTCCTGCAGAGCTCTTTGACGAATTTGCCGGTAAGCATGCCGACAGTTCAGGCTCCGGTGACGTGAAGTATCACCAGGGCTTCTCCTCTGATTTCGAAACCCCCGGTGGCAACGTGCACCTGGCGCTGGCATTTAACCCGTCGCACCTGGAAATCGTTAACCCTGTTGTCATGGGTTCAGTCCGCGCCCGTCAGGACCGCCGTGGCTGCAAAGATGGCCTGTCTGTTATGCCTATCACCATTCACGGTGATTCGGCGATTGCAGGGCAGGGCATTGTGCAGGAGACATTCAACATGTCTCAGACCCGTGGTTTCCGCGTAGGTGGTTCTATCCGTATCGTGGTGAACAACCAAGTAGGCTTTACCACCTCTAACCATCAAGACGTGCGTTCTACCGAGTACTGTACCGACATCGCCAAGATGGTTCAGGCACCGATTTTCCATGTGAACGCCGACGATCCTGAAGCCGTGGCCTTTGTGGCTCAGGTTGCCGTTGATTACCGTAACGCCTTCAAGCGTGACGTGGTGATCGATCTGGTGTGTTACCGTCGTCATGGTCACAACGAAGCTGACGAGCCAAGTGCTACTCAGCCGCTGATGTACCAGAAGATTAAAAAGCACCCAACCCCACGTAAGATCTACGCCGACCGTCTGATTGCCGAAAACGCTGTCAGCGCCGACGAAGTGACTGCCATGATTAATGGCTACCGCGATGCCTTGGATCAGGGTGACTGTGTCGTGAAAGAATGGCGTCCCATGTCACTGCGTACCGTTGACTGGTCTCCGTTTATTGGTCAGGACTGGGATGTGTCTTATGAGCCAACCGTTGCGCTGGCTCGTCTGCAACGACTGGCTGAGAAACTGGCTTATGTGCCAGAAACTCACCCGCTGCAGTCTCGCGTAGCCAAGATTTACGCCGACCGCGTGGCCATGGCCAAGGGCGAGAAGCTGCTGGACTGGGGTTTTGCCGAGACACTGGCTTATGCCACCATCCTGGAAGACAACAACCGCGTGCGCATCACAGGTCAGGATTCTGGCCGTGGTACCTTCTTCCATCGTCACGCTGTGCTGCACAACCAGAACGATGCCACCACCTATATGCCGCTGCGTAACCTCGCCGAGGAGCAGGGCCCGGTTGATATCACTGACTCTGTGCTGTCTGAAGCCTCGGTACTGGCTTTCGAATACGGTTACGCCACTGCCGAGCCTGGCGGCCTGACCATTTGGGAAGCTCAGTTCGGTGACTTCGTTAACTGTGCCCAGGTAGTGATTGACCAGTTCCTGTCGTCCGGTGAGCAAAAGTGGGGCCGTCTGTGCGGTCTGACCATGCTGTTGCCCCATGGCTACGAAGGTCAGGGTCCAGAGCACTCTTCAGCCCGTCTGGAGCGTTTCCTGCAGCTGTGTGCCAACCACAACATGCAAGTGTGTGTGCCTTCAACCCCGGCTCAGGTTTATCATATGCTGCGCCGTCAGGTGGTTCGCCCACTGCGTCGTCCTCTGGTGGTTATGTCGCCCAAGTCATTGCTGCGTCACCCTCTGGCAGTGTCTTCTCTGGAAGAACTGGCAAACGGTACCTTCCAGAACGTGATTGGTGAAATCGACAGTCTGGATCCGAAAGCCGTTAACCGCGTTGTTTTCTGTAGCGGTAAGGTGTACTTCGAGCTGCTGGAGCGTCGTCGTAAGGAAAACCTCACCAACGTTGCTATTATTCGTGTCGAGCAGCTGTATCCGTTCCCTGCCGAAGAGATGGCAGCGGCACTTGCCGAATATCAGCACGTGACTGACTTCGTATGGTGTCAGGAAGAGCCGCAGAACCAGGGTGCCTGGTACTGCAGTCAGCACCACTTCTGGGCCGCAATTCCCAAGGGTGCCACTCTGACCTACGCTGGCCGTGAAGCTGCTGCTGCACCGGCCTGTGGCTACCCAGAATTGCACGCTCACCAGCAGGAATCTCTGGTGGTAGACGCTTTGAACTTGAAGTAA
- the odhB gene encoding 2-oxoglutarate dehydrogenase complex dihydrolipoyllysine-residue succinyltransferase, with the protein MSIEIKVPVLPESVADATIATWHVKPGEAVSRDQNLVDIETDKVVLEVVAPEDGHISELLFQEGDTVLAEQVIAKFVAGAVAGQEVTKAQAEAAAPAAEAAGDESNDALSPSVRRLIAEHNLDASKIKGTGVGGRITKEDVDAFVKSGAGKAAAPAAKAAAPVALSGDRSDKRVPMTRLRKTIASRLLEAKNSTAMLTTFNEVNMKPIMDIRKQYQDIFEKKHGIRLGFMSFYVKAVTEALKRFPEVNAAIDGDDIVYHNYFDVSIAVSTPRGLVTPVLRDTDTMSLADIEKAVRDLAIKGRDGKLTVEDMTGGNFTVTNGGVFGSLMSTPILNLPQSAILGMHAIKDRPMAVNGQVEILPMMYLALSYDHRIIDGRESVGFLVTIKEFLEDPTRLLLDI; encoded by the coding sequence ATGAGTATCGAAATTAAGGTACCCGTTCTGCCAGAATCCGTGGCTGATGCCACTATCGCCACCTGGCACGTTAAGCCTGGTGAGGCTGTATCTCGTGACCAGAACCTGGTTGATATCGAGACCGACAAGGTTGTATTGGAAGTGGTTGCGCCAGAAGATGGCCACATCAGTGAACTCCTGTTCCAGGAAGGTGACACCGTTCTGGCCGAGCAGGTGATTGCCAAGTTCGTGGCCGGCGCCGTTGCCGGTCAGGAAGTGACCAAGGCGCAAGCCGAAGCTGCTGCCCCTGCTGCTGAGGCCGCTGGCGATGAGAGCAACGACGCCCTGAGCCCATCAGTACGTCGTCTGATTGCCGAACACAACCTGGATGCCAGCAAAATCAAAGGCACCGGTGTAGGTGGTCGTATCACCAAAGAAGACGTTGACGCCTTCGTGAAGAGTGGTGCCGGTAAAGCTGCTGCCCCTGCGGCCAAAGCGGCTGCTCCGGTGGCTCTGTCTGGTGACCGCTCAGACAAGCGCGTCCCTATGACCCGTCTGCGCAAGACCATTGCCAGCCGTCTGCTGGAAGCCAAAAACTCTACCGCCATGCTGACTACCTTTAACGAAGTCAACATGAAGCCCATCATGGATATCCGCAAGCAATATCAGGATATCTTCGAGAAGAAGCACGGTATCCGTCTTGGCTTTATGTCTTTCTACGTGAAAGCCGTAACCGAAGCCCTGAAGCGCTTCCCGGAAGTGAACGCGGCTATCGATGGCGATGACATCGTTTACCACAACTACTTCGACGTGAGCATCGCTGTGTCTACTCCCCGTGGTCTGGTTACCCCAGTTCTGCGTGACACCGACACCATGAGCCTGGCTGACATCGAGAAAGCAGTACGCGATCTGGCCATCAAGGGCCGTGACGGCAAGCTGACTGTGGAAGACATGACCGGCGGTAACTTCACCGTGACCAACGGTGGTGTATTCGGCTCTCTGATGTCTACCCCAATTCTGAACCTGCCACAGAGCGCTATCCTCGGCATGCACGCCATCAAGGACCGCCCAATGGCAGTCAATGGTCAGGTTGAAATCCTGCCCATGATGTACCTGGCTCTTTCTTACGACCACCGTATCATCGATGGCCGTGAGTCTGTTGGCTTCCTGGTAACCATCAAGGAATTCCTGGAAGACCCAACCCGTCTGCTGCTGGACATCTAA